A portion of the Burkholderia sp. GAS332 genome contains these proteins:
- a CDS encoding type VI secretion system protein ImpL has product MKKYVLGRWLILAAVVLAIAAFVMLTVSSQDLEGWFVKYRLVFAGVALAVLALLAMAFPRRPQIRLAMQQASNEQGLEPPKPVDNAAATARASGASAVARARALRFELRQIRRFGWAYDRPWLLLTGSDTVIGRLLPELAGNCWLVTDDVVLLWSKTGADGQPDADWLKQLYRLRRRRPVDAVVLTVDGAADLPAQRRGASASSVNLARIADTLRWAAPVYVLDIADTDHVANANTPVTGCEFPRNADTIAIEAALQTVRLRLAARSVAQLSRNFRDRYAANLSERLDTRSGPLARWIAGLSGGRYRQQLVSGAFFAPYPMPATGRDKNAPTSADLSLWQYIGDAAQAISGRRIGWHPVTVFSIVAFTAIGVWTAGMLISGLSNTRELHLTRQALHTLDTAPDSAARLHGLLALQQRIDLYEDRTQHHTPLLTRFGLNRDREVLAALWQPYARASRSVLVTPVQQNLEASLVDLSQMQTEHVDDRTNQLALDGHKALKTYLMLAEPSRADAAFMTPLLTRYWSTNANLPTGEKLDLSERLLGFYAQHLRAHEDWRIQPRRDLVNSSRQTLLAVIGVKNSEDTIYQGVLDRVGNRYPDQTLASLTAGTDTRGLLRTSASVSGVFTRQAYEGTIAAAIDEAAKRNEAASDWVLANNSQRQEPGQSADDMRSSLTSRYFEDYTDHWLGLMNTLQWEPAPTLPSAIGQLKLMADARQSPVIALMKSLEYQGGAGALKASLSDTLVDKAQHVFAGKVEGPETATPDPAGPLGASFGPVLRLIGDTGAQGNANSGANRDLSLQRFMERVTALRLKLQQINDGPDSDAQARQVAQSLFQGNGSELADTQAYAQLIAASLGAQWAGMGDALFVRPVVQATQTVLQPAQASLNEAWRQTIVATWNRSFAGRYPFANTDNDASLPELARFLRPQGGLIGAFLGSQLAGVLELQGDQWVPVATGNATLTFDPNFLKALNTLQRIAGHLLAQGEPQYRFDFKPVPTAGVTDTVFALDGQNLHYYNQQETWEALTWPSNNSQGLGTRLQWQTEKAGTNKSFEFGGRWGLVRMLERAQVQPVDSATFQLTWRAAPDTRAPKTAQAPKPASASSAAGASAIVSVDGEEDDDTSDPFFVGARRLDTLTTQGPLTPASQDLTIPLSFVMRTDVGKGPLELLALRNFALPTRIFAGKGTVAAAGVRRTAQAEGPPPLPRAMLDAAKHAETPLPGGLNPL; this is encoded by the coding sequence TTGAAAAAGTATGTGTTGGGACGGTGGCTGATTCTGGCCGCCGTGGTGCTGGCGATCGCGGCCTTTGTGATGCTGACAGTAAGCTCACAGGATCTGGAAGGCTGGTTCGTGAAATACCGGCTTGTATTTGCCGGCGTGGCGCTTGCCGTTCTGGCGTTGCTCGCGATGGCCTTTCCCAGACGTCCGCAGATTCGACTTGCCATGCAGCAGGCATCGAATGAGCAAGGACTGGAACCGCCCAAACCTGTCGACAATGCTGCGGCAACGGCACGCGCAAGCGGCGCTTCGGCGGTTGCTCGCGCGCGAGCGCTGCGCTTCGAGCTGCGGCAGATCCGTCGATTCGGTTGGGCGTACGATCGCCCGTGGCTGCTTCTCACCGGGAGTGACACCGTAATTGGCCGATTGCTGCCGGAGCTGGCCGGAAACTGCTGGCTTGTCACCGATGACGTCGTGCTGTTGTGGAGCAAGACCGGCGCCGACGGGCAACCGGATGCCGACTGGCTGAAACAGCTGTACCGACTGCGTCGCCGCCGACCGGTGGATGCCGTCGTGCTGACCGTTGACGGCGCCGCGGATCTGCCTGCGCAGCGTCGTGGCGCCAGTGCGTCGAGCGTGAACCTGGCGCGCATCGCCGACACGCTGCGCTGGGCCGCTCCTGTCTACGTGCTCGACATCGCGGACACTGACCATGTCGCTAACGCTAATACGCCGGTGACCGGTTGCGAATTCCCGCGCAATGCCGATACCATTGCAATTGAAGCCGCGTTGCAGACAGTACGCTTGCGTCTTGCCGCTCGCAGTGTCGCGCAACTGAGCCGCAACTTCCGCGACCGCTATGCGGCGAACCTGTCGGAGCGACTCGACACGCGCAGCGGACCGCTTGCCAGATGGATCGCCGGTCTGTCTGGGGGACGGTATCGCCAGCAGCTGGTCAGCGGCGCATTCTTTGCGCCATACCCTATGCCCGCTACCGGCCGCGACAAGAATGCACCGACCAGCGCTGACCTGTCCTTGTGGCAGTACATCGGCGACGCAGCGCAAGCGATCTCCGGCCGCCGCATTGGCTGGCATCCGGTAACGGTGTTCTCGATCGTCGCGTTCACGGCTATCGGGGTGTGGACCGCCGGCATGCTGATTTCCGGCCTGTCGAACACGCGCGAACTGCACCTCACGAGGCAAGCGCTCCACACCCTGGACACAGCTCCCGATTCCGCCGCCCGCCTGCATGGGCTGCTGGCGCTGCAGCAGCGCATCGATCTCTACGAAGATCGCACGCAGCACCACACGCCGCTATTGACGCGCTTCGGCCTGAACCGCGATCGCGAGGTACTCGCGGCGTTGTGGCAGCCGTATGCCCGGGCAAGCCGCAGCGTTCTCGTCACGCCGGTCCAGCAGAACCTCGAAGCCTCCCTGGTCGACCTCAGCCAGATGCAGACCGAACATGTCGACGACCGGACCAACCAGCTTGCACTCGACGGCCACAAGGCGCTCAAAACCTACTTGATGCTGGCCGAACCCAGCCGCGCCGACGCAGCGTTCATGACGCCGCTCCTCACCCGCTACTGGAGCACGAACGCGAACCTGCCGACCGGCGAGAAACTCGACCTCTCCGAGCGCTTGCTTGGCTTCTACGCCCAGCACCTGAGGGCGCATGAAGACTGGCGCATCCAGCCACGCCGGGATTTGGTCAACTCATCGCGCCAGACGCTGCTTGCGGTGATCGGCGTGAAGAACTCCGAAGACACGATTTACCAAGGCGTTCTCGACAGGGTGGGCAACCGCTACCCCGACCAGACGCTCGCGTCCCTCACGGCAGGCACCGACACGCGCGGACTGCTGCGCACGTCAGCGTCCGTATCGGGCGTCTTCACCCGGCAAGCCTACGAGGGCACCATCGCCGCAGCCATCGACGAAGCCGCGAAGCGCAACGAAGCGGCGAGCGACTGGGTGCTGGCCAACAATTCGCAACGCCAGGAGCCGGGACAATCGGCCGATGACATGAGGTCGTCTCTCACCAGCCGCTACTTCGAGGATTACACCGACCACTGGCTGGGCCTCATGAACACGCTGCAGTGGGAGCCAGCGCCGACGCTGCCATCCGCGATTGGGCAACTAAAACTGATGGCCGACGCGCGGCAGTCGCCGGTGATCGCACTAATGAAGTCGCTCGAGTATCAGGGCGGAGCGGGGGCGCTGAAAGCGTCGCTGTCGGACACGCTGGTGGACAAGGCACAGCACGTCTTCGCCGGCAAGGTCGAGGGCCCGGAGACGGCCACGCCCGATCCGGCCGGGCCACTTGGAGCGTCATTCGGTCCGGTGCTGCGCCTGATTGGTGACACCGGCGCACAGGGCAATGCCAATAGCGGCGCGAACCGCGACCTCAGCCTGCAACGCTTCATGGAGCGTGTCACCGCTTTGCGCCTGAAGCTGCAGCAGATCAATGACGGCCCTGATTCCGACGCCCAGGCAAGACAGGTTGCGCAGTCGCTCTTCCAGGGCAACGGCTCGGAGCTGGCCGACACCCAGGCCTACGCGCAACTGATCGCCGCGAGTCTCGGCGCGCAATGGGCGGGCATGGGCGATGCGCTCTTCGTGCGGCCTGTCGTTCAGGCAACGCAAACGGTGCTGCAACCGGCCCAGGCCAGCCTGAACGAGGCATGGCGGCAAACCATCGTCGCGACGTGGAACCGCTCGTTTGCCGGACGCTACCCGTTCGCTAATACGGACAACGATGCGTCCCTCCCCGAACTCGCGCGTTTCCTGCGCCCGCAGGGTGGGTTGATCGGTGCGTTCCTTGGTTCGCAACTCGCGGGCGTGCTCGAATTGCAGGGTGACCAGTGGGTGCCGGTGGCCACAGGCAACGCGACGTTGACGTTCGATCCCAACTTCCTCAAGGCGCTGAACACGCTGCAGCGCATCGCGGGCCATCTGCTTGCACAGGGCGAGCCGCAATATCGCTTCGACTTCAAGCCGGTGCCGACGGCAGGCGTGACCGATACCGTGTTCGCGCTCGACGGCCAGAACCTGCACTACTACAACCAGCAGGAAACCTGGGAGGCGCTGACCTGGCCGTCGAACAATTCGCAGGGCCTCGGCACACGTCTGCAATGGCAGACGGAGAAGGCCGGTACCAACAAGAGCTTTGAGTTTGGTGGCCGTTGGGGGTTGGTGCGAATGCTCGAGCGAGCCCAGGTCCAGCCGGTCGATAGTGCAACGTTCCAGCTGACATGGCGGGCCGCGCCGGACACGCGTGCACCGAAGACTGCGCAGGCACCGAAGCCAGCGTCCGCGTCGTCTGCGGCCGGCGCGTCGGCAATCGTGAGCGTCGATGGCGAAGAGGATGACGACACCAGTGATCCGTTTTTTGTTGGCGCCAGACGTCTCGATACCCTGACCACGCAAGGTCCGCTCACGCCGGCTTCGCAGGATCTTACTATTCCCCTGAGCTTCGTGATGCGCACGGACGTAGGCAAGGGGCCGCTGGAACTGCTGGCGCTGCGCAACTTCGCGCTTCCGACACGCATCTTCGCAGGCAAAGGTACGGTTGCCGCAGCCGGCGTTAGAAGGACCGCGCAGGCTGAGGGTCCGCCACCGTTGCCTAGGGCAATGCTCGACGCGGCGAAGCACGCTGAAACGCCGCTCCCTGGTGGATTGAATCCGCTGTGA
- a CDS encoding type VI secretion system protein VasJ, which produces MLTNLLSALFGARPPSDLARSTQGRWDDWLRPVSEGAPTGADPGYDDDFLAIKEEVAKLSDVDDTLIVDIAERLLKQSAKDVRVAVYYVYGRMRRDGAEGVASGFELLSALVDRFGDALMPARAETRKAALEWLAGGTFADRLDRVQGLSDGLLERTLSALALITERTAQWPAAARPELDPLFRRFESRVETPLPSVGANSGPSSGGASATTLPAAAEISSTRELLDRARQMAQFLRDQPQGYLAAYRLMRCVRWDTLTEVPPHEVSGKTRLVAPRAELRANLKRLMLQKQWPELLDRVEAAFAEGANHFWLDLQYYAFSAQERAGGEYAQIRELVATDCALMLERLPGLDQLAFSDGSPFADDATLEWIARYATVRDVERGEAVVPVSVSSVNTDWAETEAQAFDLASQEGLDAAFAWLQRLPAQDGERDRFVRHLVMARVAERAERPDTALHLLSTLDIAAQRFQLAAWEPSLAFETKHHLLRLLKIRMNRKEADKPALATRIDALMGELTAIDPARAVTLA; this is translated from the coding sequence ATGCTAACGAACCTCCTCAGCGCGCTGTTCGGCGCACGCCCGCCCTCTGACCTGGCCCGGTCGACACAGGGGCGCTGGGATGACTGGCTGCGCCCCGTCAGCGAGGGCGCGCCGACCGGCGCCGACCCCGGCTATGACGACGACTTCCTCGCGATCAAGGAAGAAGTTGCAAAACTTTCGGATGTCGACGATACGCTGATCGTCGACATCGCCGAGCGCTTGCTCAAGCAAAGCGCGAAGGATGTACGCGTTGCCGTCTACTACGTTTATGGGCGCATGCGTCGCGACGGCGCGGAAGGCGTCGCATCGGGCTTCGAACTGCTCTCGGCGCTCGTTGATCGCTTCGGCGACGCGCTGATGCCGGCCCGCGCCGAAACTCGCAAGGCCGCGCTCGAATGGCTCGCGGGCGGGACCTTTGCTGACCGGCTCGACCGCGTGCAGGGACTCTCTGACGGACTGCTTGAGCGCACGCTGTCGGCGCTCGCGCTGATCACCGAGCGCACGGCGCAATGGCCCGCGGCAGCTCGTCCTGAATTGGATCCGTTGTTTCGCCGCTTCGAAAGCCGCGTGGAAACACCGCTACCGTCGGTGGGCGCAAACAGTGGCCCCTCCTCAGGCGGCGCATCGGCCACTACGCTGCCAGCGGCCGCCGAAATCTCTTCCACCCGCGAGCTGCTCGACCGTGCACGGCAGATGGCGCAGTTCCTGCGCGACCAGCCGCAGGGCTATCTCGCCGCCTACCGCCTGATGCGCTGCGTGCGCTGGGATACGCTCACCGAAGTGCCACCGCACGAAGTCAGCGGCAAGACACGGCTCGTCGCGCCGCGCGCCGAACTGCGCGCGAACCTTAAACGCCTGATGCTGCAGAAGCAGTGGCCGGAACTGCTGGACCGCGTCGAGGCCGCCTTCGCCGAAGGCGCGAATCACTTCTGGCTAGATCTGCAGTACTACGCGTTCAGTGCGCAGGAGCGTGCCGGCGGTGAATACGCGCAGATCCGCGAACTCGTTGCCACCGACTGCGCGCTAATGCTCGAACGTCTGCCTGGCCTGGACCAACTGGCGTTTTCAGATGGCTCGCCCTTCGCCGATGACGCGACGCTCGAATGGATTGCACGCTACGCCACGGTACGTGACGTAGAGCGGGGCGAGGCCGTCGTGCCCGTGAGCGTATCGTCAGTCAACACCGATTGGGCCGAAACCGAAGCCCAGGCGTTCGATCTTGCCTCGCAGGAGGGATTGGACGCCGCCTTTGCCTGGCTGCAACGCTTGCCCGCCCAGGATGGCGAACGCGACCGCTTCGTGCGGCATCTGGTGATGGCGCGCGTGGCCGAGCGCGCTGAGCGTCCGGACACGGCACTGCATCTGCTGTCGACGCTCGATATCGCCGCGCAGCGCTTCCAGCTTGCTGCCTGGGAGCCGTCGCTGGCGTTCGAAACCAAACACCACTTGCTGCGCCTGCTGAAGATCCGGATGAATCGCAAGGAAGCGGACAAGCCCGCGCTTGCGACTCGCATCGATGCGCTGATGGGCGAGCTGACGGCGATCGATCCGGCACGAGCCGTGACGCTCGCGTGA
- a CDS encoding type VI secretion system protein ImpG — protein MSNATQDNEILRYYEAEMRYLREAGKEFAQAFPDRARMLNIDRIGERDPHVERLFEGFAFLMGRLRHKLDDELPELTEGLVSMLWPHYLRMIPSLSILELSPADGALQKHETLAAGLEVTSDRIPVGPSSGADEGGIECIYRTTQEVDLYPLHLSEANAYAREDGRSVLRLRLEVQPQARREQLEVPRLRLFLNADRPVALALYAALIAEPVAINVRVPGYPADRPGMPQPMPGLHLEPAGFAADERLWPKADNAFGGYQLLLEYFTFPEKFMFVDLLGLDMQAIPQDAPYFDVEVVLEKPYPDDIRFSAKNVRLFCTPIINLFQLEANPIVATQYETEYRVYAAEQHGDNVDVYSVDTIQGLEAGSGRRFEYAPFASFRHRGGMLRHEMPERYFHTRVRRGPSGRFDTWVVLGGHAWEHHATLPKETLSLSVTGTNGMVPRKALREAGITRMRSGFTNIGSVRNLTAPTLPVYPPTGDRFQWRVLSHLAPNYLSLLNPEILRGSLALYDWSEGELNRRRIDAITDVQHRLLQKLVKGGLQRGVEIEVTLDSHRFAGDGDIELFGGMLNRFLGLYATLNLFTKLVVVSQPTGRRIEWPDTKGEGAPF, from the coding sequence ATGAGCAACGCGACCCAGGACAACGAAATCCTTCGCTACTATGAAGCGGAAATGCGCTACCTGCGCGAGGCGGGCAAGGAATTCGCCCAAGCGTTCCCGGACCGCGCGCGCATGCTGAACATCGATCGCATCGGTGAGCGCGACCCGCACGTCGAACGACTGTTCGAAGGCTTCGCGTTCCTGATGGGTCGCCTGCGCCACAAGCTTGACGACGAACTGCCCGAGCTAACCGAAGGGCTGGTGAGCATGCTATGGCCGCACTACCTGCGCATGATTCCGTCGCTATCGATTCTCGAACTGAGTCCTGCCGACGGCGCGCTGCAGAAGCACGAAACGCTTGCGGCCGGACTTGAGGTCACGTCCGACCGGATCCCGGTGGGACCATCGTCGGGCGCGGACGAGGGGGGCATCGAATGCATCTACCGGACCACGCAGGAAGTGGACCTCTATCCACTGCACCTGAGTGAAGCGAACGCCTACGCGCGCGAGGACGGCCGTTCGGTGCTGCGTTTGCGACTCGAGGTGCAGCCCCAGGCGCGGCGCGAGCAACTGGAAGTGCCGCGCCTGCGCCTGTTCCTGAACGCCGACCGGCCTGTTGCGCTCGCGCTGTACGCCGCGCTCATCGCCGAGCCAGTGGCGATCAACGTCCGTGTTCCCGGCTATCCTGCGGATCGTCCCGGCATGCCGCAGCCGATGCCGGGCCTACACCTCGAACCGGCGGGTTTTGCCGCGGACGAACGCCTGTGGCCGAAGGCGGACAACGCGTTCGGCGGTTACCAGTTGCTGCTCGAATACTTCACGTTTCCTGAGAAGTTCATGTTCGTGGACCTGCTGGGTCTGGACATGCAGGCCATCCCGCAGGATGCGCCGTATTTCGATGTCGAAGTCGTACTGGAGAAGCCCTATCCGGACGACATACGTTTCTCGGCCAAGAATGTGCGCCTCTTCTGCACGCCGATCATCAATCTGTTTCAACTGGAAGCGAACCCGATCGTCGCCACCCAGTACGAAACTGAATACCGTGTCTACGCGGCCGAGCAGCACGGGGACAATGTCGACGTGTATTCGGTCGATACCATTCAGGGCCTTGAGGCTGGCTCAGGCCGGCGCTTCGAATACGCGCCGTTCGCATCGTTCCGTCATCGTGGCGGCATGCTGCGTCACGAAATGCCTGAACGGTATTTCCACACGCGCGTACGGCGCGGGCCATCGGGACGGTTCGACACATGGGTGGTCCTCGGCGGCCACGCCTGGGAGCATCACGCGACACTGCCGAAGGAAACCCTGTCGCTGTCGGTGACAGGCACCAACGGGATGGTGCCGCGCAAGGCCCTGCGCGAAGCGGGCATCACCCGCATGCGCAGCGGTTTTACGAACATCGGCTCGGTACGCAACCTGACTGCGCCGACGCTGCCGGTTTACCCGCCAACCGGCGACCGCTTCCAGTGGCGCGTGCTGTCGCATCTCGCGCCGAATTACCTGTCGCTACTGAACCCGGAAATCCTGCGCGGCTCGCTCGCGCTGTACGACTGGAGCGAGGGCGAGCTGAACAGACGCCGCATCGACGCTATCACCGATGTACAGCACCGATTGCTGCAAAAGCTCGTGAAGGGCGGACTGCAGCGCGGCGTCGAGATCGAGGTGACGCTCGACAGCCACCGGTTTGCCGGCGACGGCGACATCGAACTGTTTGGCGGGATGCTGAACCGTTTCCTCGGGCTGTACGCGACGCTGAACCTGTTCACGAAGCTAGTTGTCGTGTCGCAGCCGACCGGTCGCCGTATCGAATGGCCTGATACGAAGGGCGAAGGAGCACCGTTTTGA